Proteins found in one Sporosarcina sp. FSL K6-3457 genomic segment:
- the icmF gene encoding fused isobutyryl-CoA mutase/GTPase IcmF codes for MATVEIYKPKHHIRFVTASSLFDGHDASINIMRRILQSSGAEVIHLGHNRSVEEVVNAAIQEDVQGIAISSYQGGHVEYFKYMYDLLQEKGAPHIRIYGGGGGVIIPKEIKDLHDHGIAWIFSPEDGRKMGLQGMINRMLEECDFLTEVDDELGQLETVTPETPEVLANLITYAEEIYDQNDAKANALITQARALTKNTPVLGITGTGGAGKSSLTDELIRRFLRELPDKKVAILSIDPTKQKTGGALLGDRIRMNAIFNNRVFMRSLATRGSRTELSGAIKDVLDIVKTVGFDLIIVETSGIGQGDAEITEVSDASMYVMTSEFGAPTQLEKIDMIDFADLIVINKFERKGSEDALRQVQKQYQRSHLLWDKDIADMPVYGTIASQFNDKGTNALFAALVTVLNEKCGLDWETSYGQFVKTQKQNVIIPNDRHHYLREIASTVRDYHKKSEQQVELARRLFQLEGAMEVVNEQAPNDALTASLQSLVDGVREEMTAESKRILANWEQLKEAYAGDEFITKIRDKELRTALTTTSLSGLKIPKVSLPKFKDYGEILRWVYKENVPGSYPYTAGVFPFKREGEDPKRQFAGEGTPERTNRRFHYLSKDDDAKRLSTAFDSVTLYGEDPDERPDIYGKVGESGVSICTLEDMKKLYAGFDLCAPSTSVSMTINGPAPIILAMFMNTAIDQQVRIKEEALGRTLTMEEFTELRAATLQVVRGTVQADILKEDQGQNTCIFSTEFALRMMGDIQQYFIDQQVRNYYSVSISGYHIAEAGANPISQLAFTLANGFTYIEYYLSRGMNIDDFAPNLSFFFSNGLDPEYTVIGRVARRIWAVTMRDKYGANERSQKLKYHVQTSGRSLHAQEIDFNDIRTTLQALMALQDNCNSLHTNAYDEAITTPTEESVRRAMAIQMIITKELGLAKNENPLQGTFIIEELTDLVEESVLQEFDRLNDRGGVLGSMETQYQRGKIQEESMHYEMLKHTGELPIIGVNTYLNPNPPSADDIDNMELARATQQEKETQITNLRAFQATHASQTVEALNKLTDVAVSGGNIFAELMETVKVASLGQITNALYEVGGQYRRNM; via the coding sequence ATGGCTACAGTTGAGATCTATAAACCGAAACATCATATCCGGTTCGTCACGGCATCCAGTCTTTTTGACGGCCATGACGCGTCAATCAATATTATGCGTCGTATTTTGCAATCCAGTGGCGCTGAAGTGATTCATTTGGGGCATAATCGTTCTGTCGAGGAAGTCGTCAACGCCGCCATTCAAGAAGACGTGCAAGGCATTGCGATTTCCTCCTACCAAGGTGGTCATGTTGAATACTTTAAATATATGTATGACCTATTGCAGGAAAAAGGTGCGCCACATATTCGTATTTACGGTGGAGGCGGCGGAGTTATTATTCCGAAGGAAATCAAAGACCTACATGACCATGGGATTGCCTGGATTTTCTCACCTGAAGACGGTCGCAAGATGGGGTTACAAGGTATGATTAATCGTATGTTGGAGGAATGTGATTTTCTGACGGAAGTTGACGATGAACTAGGGCAACTTGAAACAGTAACGCCGGAAACACCGGAAGTGCTCGCCAACCTCATTACGTATGCAGAAGAAATATATGATCAGAATGATGCGAAGGCGAATGCGTTAATCACACAGGCACGTGCGCTAACTAAAAACACGCCTGTTCTTGGAATTACAGGTACGGGTGGTGCGGGGAAAAGCTCGCTGACGGATGAGTTAATTAGACGTTTTTTACGAGAACTACCCGATAAGAAAGTGGCCATTCTGTCGATTGACCCGACAAAACAGAAAACAGGCGGTGCATTGCTAGGTGACCGTATTCGCATGAATGCGATTTTTAACAACCGTGTATTCATGCGCAGCCTCGCAACACGCGGTTCTCGAACTGAACTTTCCGGTGCCATCAAGGACGTGCTCGATATTGTTAAAACAGTCGGTTTCGATTTAATCATTGTCGAAACAAGTGGAATCGGGCAAGGGGATGCGGAAATTACAGAAGTATCCGATGCTTCGATGTACGTTATGACAAGTGAATTTGGTGCGCCGACACAACTCGAGAAAATTGACATGATAGACTTCGCAGACCTCATTGTTATCAATAAATTCGAAAGAAAAGGCTCCGAAGACGCACTTCGTCAAGTGCAAAAGCAGTATCAGCGCAGTCATCTATTATGGGATAAAGACATAGCCGATATGCCTGTTTATGGTACAATCGCCAGCCAGTTCAATGACAAAGGAACGAACGCCTTATTTGCCGCGCTTGTCACCGTGTTGAATGAAAAATGTGGATTGGACTGGGAAACATCCTATGGTCAATTCGTCAAAACGCAAAAACAGAATGTCATTATTCCGAATGACCGTCATCATTACTTGCGTGAAATTGCCAGCACGGTACGCGATTATCATAAGAAATCGGAACAACAAGTTGAGCTTGCCCGTCGCCTATTCCAGCTTGAAGGGGCTATGGAAGTTGTCAATGAGCAAGCGCCGAATGATGCACTTACTGCATCGCTTCAATCACTTGTAGACGGTGTGCGTGAAGAGATGACAGCTGAATCGAAACGTATTTTGGCGAATTGGGAACAGTTAAAAGAGGCGTATGCCGGAGATGAATTCATTACGAAAATTCGTGATAAAGAACTACGCACAGCTTTAACAACTACCAGCCTTTCTGGTTTAAAAATACCGAAAGTGTCCCTGCCGAAATTCAAGGATTACGGGGAAATTCTACGTTGGGTTTATAAAGAAAATGTACCTGGTTCCTATCCATATACGGCTGGTGTTTTCCCGTTTAAACGAGAAGGGGAAGATCCAAAACGCCAATTTGCTGGCGAAGGAACACCAGAACGGACGAATCGTCGTTTCCATTACTTGTCGAAAGACGACGATGCCAAACGCTTATCGACGGCATTCGACTCTGTTACGTTATACGGGGAAGACCCGGATGAGCGCCCAGACATTTATGGCAAAGTCGGGGAGTCAGGCGTTAGTATTTGTACACTTGAAGATATGAAAAAGCTCTATGCAGGCTTCGATTTATGCGCACCATCGACATCAGTATCGATGACGATTAATGGTCCAGCTCCTATTATTTTGGCGATGTTCATGAACACGGCAATTGATCAGCAAGTTCGCATCAAGGAAGAAGCGCTAGGGCGCACACTGACAATGGAAGAATTCACAGAACTACGTGCGGCGACACTACAAGTTGTGCGTGGGACCGTTCAAGCAGATATACTGAAAGAAGATCAAGGTCAAAACACCTGTATTTTCTCAACAGAATTTGCGCTACGCATGATGGGCGATATTCAGCAGTACTTCATCGACCAACAAGTCCGTAATTACTACTCTGTGTCGATTTCTGGTTATCATATTGCCGAAGCGGGCGCGAATCCGATTTCACAGCTCGCTTTTACACTGGCAAACGGTTTCACCTATATTGAGTATTATTTAAGCCGCGGCATGAATATTGATGATTTTGCGCCGAACTTGTCGTTCTTCTTCTCGAACGGCCTTGATCCGGAATATACGGTAATTGGGCGAGTCGCTCGCCGCATTTGGGCAGTAACGATGCGTGATAAATACGGTGCTAACGAACGCAGCCAGAAGTTGAAATACCACGTACAAACATCAGGGCGTAGTTTGCACGCACAGGAAATCGATTTCAACGATATTCGTACGACGTTGCAGGCGCTAATGGCGTTACAGGATAACTGTAACTCACTTCATACAAACGCTTATGACGAAGCCATCACAACGCCAACAGAGGAATCTGTTCGCCGTGCAATGGCGATTCAAATGATTATTACAAAAGAGCTTGGCCTTGCAAAAAATGAAAACCCGCTTCAAGGGACATTCATCATTGAAGAATTGACGGATCTCGTCGAAGAATCCGTACTCCAAGAATTCGACCGCCTCAATGACCGCGGCGGCGTACTTGGCTCAATGGAAACACAGTACCAACGTGGTAAAATCCAAGAGGAATCCATGCACTACGAAATGCTGAAGCATACGGGGGAACTGCCGATTATTGGTGTCAATACCTATTTGAATCCTAACCCGCCGTCTGCAGACGATATCGATAACATGGAGCTGGCACGCGCAACACAACAAGAAAAAGAAACACAAATCACCAACCTACGTGCTTTCCAAGCTACACATGCTAGTCAAACAGTGGAAGCATTGAACAAGCTAACAGACGTAGCGGTTTCAGGCGGCAACATTTTCGCAGAACTAATGGAAACCGTAAAAGTAGCAAGCCTCGGGCAAATTACCAACGCTCTTTACGAAGTTGGCGGACAGTACCGCAGAAATATGTAA
- a CDS encoding TetR/AcrR family transcriptional regulator → METKRKVKSSVKDEGLIEKRREQMIQGAVKLFKEKGFHRATTREIAKEAGFSIGTLYEYIRTKEDVLYLVCDSIYNEVHNRLSTLPAQEGTIDGLRLAIDQYFHLIDDMSDEFLVMYQESKSLPKDALKYVITKEMEMVALFENLLQACVESGDLRIAQADISLAAHHVVVQGQMWAFRRWALQKNHTIEDYIRIQTDQLFKGLVGE, encoded by the coding sequence ATGGAAACGAAGCGTAAAGTAAAATCATCGGTTAAGGATGAAGGCCTCATCGAAAAACGGCGTGAACAGATGATTCAAGGTGCGGTGAAATTGTTCAAGGAAAAAGGATTTCATCGCGCAACAACCCGTGAAATTGCCAAGGAAGCGGGCTTTAGCATCGGGACTCTTTATGAATATATCCGAACGAAGGAAGACGTACTCTATCTTGTTTGCGATAGTATTTACAATGAAGTGCATAATCGACTATCTACGCTTCCTGCTCAGGAAGGGACGATTGATGGACTACGTCTAGCGATTGACCAATACTTCCACTTGATTGACGATATGTCCGATGAATTTCTCGTCATGTATCAAGAATCAAAATCATTGCCGAAGGACGCTTTGAAATATGTAATAACAAAAGAAATGGAAATGGTTGCACTGTTTGAAAATCTGCTACAAGCCTGTGTGGAATCGGGGGATTTACGTATAGCGCAAGCAGATATTAGCCTGGCGGCACACCATGTCGTTGTACAAGGACAAATGTGGGCATTCCGCAGATGGGCATTGCAAAAAAATCATACAATTGAAGACTATATTCGTATTCAGACGGATCAGCTTTTCAAAGGGCTTGTGGGGGAGTAA
- a CDS encoding acyl-CoA dehydrogenase, with amino-acid sequence MNFKLSEEHEMIRKMVRDFAENEVAPTAAERDEEERFDMDIFKKMAELGLTGIPWPEEYGGIGSDYLAYVIAVEELSRVCASTGVTLSAHTSLAGWPVFKYGTEEQKQKYLRPMAEGTKIGAYGLTEPSSGSDAGGMRTSAKLDGDDYVLNGSKIFITNGGIADTYIVFAVTDPESKHKGTSAFIVEKDFPGFSVGKKERKLGIRSSPTTEIMFENCRVPKENLLGEEGDGFIIAMKTLDGGRNGIAAQAVGIAQGALDASVDYAKERVQFGKPIAANQGIGFKLADMATATEASRLLTYQAAWLESNNLPYGKESAMAKLMAGDTAMKVTTDAVQVFGGYGYTKDYPVERFMRDAKITQIYEGTQEIQRLVISRMLTK; translated from the coding sequence ATGAATTTCAAACTATCCGAAGAGCATGAAATGATCCGCAAAATGGTCCGTGACTTTGCCGAAAACGAAGTAGCACCAACAGCTGCAGAGCGTGATGAAGAAGAACGCTTTGACATGGATATCTTCAAAAAGATGGCAGAACTCGGCCTAACAGGTATTCCTTGGCCAGAAGAGTACGGCGGCATCGGCAGTGACTATCTGGCCTACGTCATCGCAGTAGAAGAACTATCACGCGTCTGCGCTTCAACAGGTGTGACACTTTCTGCCCACACATCACTAGCAGGCTGGCCGGTATTTAAATACGGCACAGAAGAACAAAAACAGAAGTACCTTCGTCCGATGGCAGAAGGTACAAAAATTGGTGCGTATGGCTTAACAGAGCCAAGTTCTGGTTCGGACGCTGGTGGTATGCGTACATCCGCAAAACTAGACGGCGACGATTACGTCTTGAATGGTTCAAAAATCTTTATCACAAACGGTGGAATTGCCGACACATACATCGTTTTCGCAGTCACTGATCCAGAATCAAAACATAAAGGCACAAGCGCGTTTATCGTTGAAAAAGATTTCCCAGGCTTCTCAGTTGGGAAAAAAGAGAGAAAACTAGGTATTCGTTCATCACCAACGACTGAAATTATGTTCGAAAATTGTCGCGTACCGAAAGAAAACCTTCTAGGTGAAGAAGGAGATGGCTTCATCATCGCCATGAAGACACTTGACGGTGGTCGTAATGGTATCGCTGCACAAGCAGTCGGCATCGCACAAGGGGCACTTGACGCATCTGTTGACTACGCGAAAGAACGCGTGCAATTTGGGAAACCAATCGCTGCCAACCAAGGCATTGGCTTCAAACTAGCAGATATGGCAACAGCAACAGAGGCATCTAGATTATTGACATACCAAGCAGCTTGGTTGGAATCAAATAATTTACCGTATGGCAAAGAGTCTGCAATGGCGAAACTAATGGCTGGAGATACGGCGATGAAGGTGACAACAGATGCGGTCCAAGTATTCGGCGGTTACGGCTATACGAAGGACTATCCGGTTGAACGCTTCATGCGCGACGCGAAAATTACGCAAATTTACGAAGGAACGCAGGAAATTCAACGCCTCGTCATCTCCCGTATGCTAACAAAATGA
- a CDS encoding acyl-CoA dehydrogenase → MNLTFTEEQQMMRDMVRGFAKTEIEPFIPQMEAGEFPRDILKKMGQLGLMGITVPEKYGGSGMDFVSYISAIHELSKVSAVVGVILSVHTSVGTNPIMYFGNDEQKERYLPRLASGEYLGAFCLTEASSGSDAGSLKTRAVKKDDHYVLNGSKMFITNGGEADVYIVFASTDPAQGTYGITAFIVDKDTPGLIIGKDEQKMGLHGSRTVELSFDNMTVPARNRLGEEGEGFKIAMANLDVGRIGIAAQALGIAEAALEAATGYAKERVQFGKPIAAQQGVGFKLADMATAVEAAKLLVYRAAQLRSEGLPCGKEASMAKLFASKAAVEGSIEAVQVFGGYGYTEDYPVERYFRDAKVTEIYEGTSEIQRIVISKHLIK, encoded by the coding sequence ATGAATTTAACATTCACCGAAGAACAGCAGATGATGCGCGACATGGTCCGCGGCTTTGCGAAGACAGAAATTGAGCCGTTCATTCCACAAATGGAAGCGGGCGAATTTCCGCGTGATATTTTGAAGAAGATGGGTCAGCTTGGTTTAATGGGCATTACGGTTCCAGAAAAATATGGCGGTTCAGGCATGGATTTTGTGTCGTATATTAGCGCAATCCACGAGCTGTCAAAAGTGAGTGCTGTCGTTGGCGTTATTTTGTCTGTTCATACGTCGGTCGGCACGAATCCGATTATGTATTTCGGTAATGATGAACAAAAAGAGCGCTATTTGCCGAGATTGGCAAGCGGAGAATATCTCGGTGCATTTTGTTTAACAGAAGCATCCTCTGGGTCTGATGCCGGTTCACTGAAAACGCGAGCCGTGAAAAAAGACGATCACTATGTGTTAAACGGTTCCAAAATGTTCATTACCAACGGTGGGGAAGCGGATGTGTACATTGTGTTCGCATCTACAGACCCTGCACAGGGAACATACGGAATTACAGCCTTTATTGTCGATAAAGATACGCCGGGCTTAATTATCGGCAAAGATGAACAAAAAATGGGGCTTCACGGCTCTCGTACAGTCGAGCTATCGTTTGATAATATGACAGTACCTGCCCGTAATCGTCTCGGAGAAGAAGGCGAAGGGTTTAAAATTGCGATGGCCAATTTGGACGTTGGCCGGATTGGTATCGCGGCACAGGCACTTGGTATTGCAGAAGCAGCACTGGAAGCAGCGACGGGCTATGCGAAAGAACGCGTGCAGTTCGGCAAGCCGATTGCAGCTCAGCAAGGCGTAGGATTCAAATTAGCAGATATGGCAACCGCTGTCGAAGCGGCAAAATTGCTCGTGTACCGTGCAGCACAGCTACGCTCAGAGGGACTACCTTGCGGAAAAGAAGCATCCATGGCCAAACTATTCGCATCGAAAGCAGCAGTTGAAGGCTCCATTGAAGCAGTCCAAGTATTCGGTGGCTACGGCTACACCGAGGATTATCCAGTCGAGCGTTATTTCCGCGACGCCAAAGTAACCGAAATTTACGAAGGTACAAGCGAAATTCAACGCATCGTCATTAGTAAACATTTGATAAAATAA
- a CDS encoding 3-hydroxybutyryl-CoA dehydrogenase, with translation MDIKKVMVIGAGQMGGGIAQVCAQAGYDVKLNDIKEESYAKGIAVITKNLARNVEKGRMMEDEKSAVLGRITKSLDLQDASDVDIVIEAAVENMDIKRSIFAKLDGIVPAHAILASNTSSLPITEIAAATSRPEKVIGMHFMNPVPVMKLVEIIRGLATADEVYKAVEDLTVKLLKTPVEVNDFPGFVANRILMPMINEAIYTLYEGVASIEAIDDVMKLGMNHPMGPLQLADFIGLDTCLYIMETLHEGFGDSKYRPCPLLRKYVKAGWLGKKSGRGFYVYN, from the coding sequence ATGGATATTAAAAAAGTAATGGTCATCGGTGCAGGGCAAATGGGTGGAGGCATCGCCCAAGTGTGTGCACAAGCGGGCTATGATGTAAAACTGAACGACATTAAGGAAGAATCCTATGCGAAAGGCATCGCGGTCATCACGAAAAATCTTGCTCGTAATGTTGAAAAAGGTCGTATGATGGAAGATGAAAAATCGGCTGTTCTCGGTCGCATTACAAAGTCACTCGACCTACAAGACGCATCAGATGTTGACATCGTTATCGAAGCAGCTGTTGAAAATATGGACATCAAGCGGTCGATTTTCGCCAAACTCGATGGCATCGTACCAGCGCATGCAATTCTTGCCTCTAATACGTCATCTCTACCGATTACGGAAATCGCAGCGGCCACAAGTCGCCCAGAAAAAGTCATTGGTATGCATTTCATGAATCCAGTACCCGTCATGAAACTCGTCGAAATTATCCGTGGCCTTGCTACAGCGGACGAGGTCTACAAAGCAGTTGAGGATCTGACGGTGAAATTGTTGAAAACACCAGTCGAAGTAAATGACTTTCCAGGATTCGTCGCTAACCGCATACTAATGCCGATGATCAACGAAGCCATCTACACACTGTATGAAGGTGTTGCATCGATTGAGGCGATTGATGATGTCATGAAACTAGGTATGAATCATCCAATGGGTCCATTGCAACTTGCAGATTTCATCGGACTCGATACTTGTTTATACATTATGGAAACATTACACGAAGGATTCGGCGATTCTAAATATCGCCCATGTCCATTGCTTAGAAAATATGTCAAGGCAGGTTGGTTAGGGAAAAAGTCTGGTCGAGGTTTCTACGTCTACAATTAA
- a CDS encoding acetyl-CoA C-acetyltransferase, translating to MARTVILDGARTPFAKLGGALQSLTASDLGGIAIKEALNRAGVKETDVDEVIIGTVLQAAQGQIPSRQAATKAGLPWSVKTETINKVCASGMRSVTLGDQLIRLGDEEVIVAGGMESMSNAPYYLPKGRFGLKMGDTQLVDGMIYDGLSCSFSSDRVHMGTYGNSTAEELSLTREAQDEWSLRSHDRALQAIDNGLFAKEIIAVNIPQRKGDPLTVDTDEAPRRDTSLESLAKLRPAFGKEGTITAGNAPGVNDGACALVLMNEQRAQREGKTPLATIIGHAEVAIEPQNFPQTPGLVINELLKKTRKKLEDIDLFEINEAFAAVALASVQIAGLDPEKVNVNGGAVALGHPIGASGARIILTLAYELKRRGGGIGIAAICSGGGQGDAIMIEVEKSE from the coding sequence ATGGCAAGAACAGTCATTTTAGATGGGGCACGAACACCTTTTGCGAAATTAGGCGGCGCATTACAGTCTCTAACAGCAAGCGATCTTGGCGGCATTGCGATTAAAGAGGCGTTGAACCGAGCGGGTGTTAAAGAAACTGACGTTGATGAAGTCATTATCGGCACGGTATTGCAGGCAGCCCAAGGACAAATCCCGTCTAGACAAGCCGCAACAAAGGCAGGACTTCCATGGTCTGTAAAAACGGAAACCATTAACAAAGTATGTGCATCCGGTATGCGCAGCGTCACGTTAGGCGACCAGCTTATCCGTCTTGGCGACGAAGAAGTCATTGTCGCAGGTGGTATGGAATCGATGTCCAATGCACCGTACTATTTACCAAAAGGACGTTTTGGCTTGAAAATGGGTGACACACAACTCGTTGACGGCATGATCTATGACGGACTTTCTTGTTCATTCTCATCAGACCGTGTTCATATGGGCACATACGGTAACTCGACAGCGGAGGAACTGTCATTGACACGGGAAGCGCAGGACGAATGGTCACTACGCAGTCATGACCGTGCATTGCAGGCTATTGATAACGGTTTATTCGCGAAAGAAATCATTGCTGTTAATATTCCACAGCGTAAAGGTGACCCATTGACAGTCGATACAGACGAAGCACCACGCCGTGATACATCGCTTGAATCACTGGCAAAATTACGTCCGGCATTCGGCAAAGAGGGCACGATTACAGCTGGCAACGCGCCAGGCGTCAATGATGGGGCATGTGCCCTTGTGTTGATGAATGAACAGCGTGCGCAGCGGGAAGGTAAAACGCCACTAGCAACAATCATTGGTCATGCGGAAGTCGCCATTGAACCGCAAAACTTCCCGCAAACACCAGGGCTTGTCATTAACGAGCTATTGAAAAAGACAAGAAAAAAACTAGAAGATATCGATCTTTTTGAAATAAACGAGGCGTTTGCAGCCGTCGCGCTTGCAAGTGTACAAATTGCGGGTCTTGATCCAGAAAAAGTTAATGTCAACGGCGGGGCAGTGGCGCTTGGACACCCGATAGGTGCCAGTGGAGCACGCATTATACTGACATTGGCATATGAATTGAAACGACGCGGCGGCGGCATAGGCATTGCGGCGATTTGTTCAGGTGGAGGCCAAGGAGATGCAATTATGATTGAAGTAGAAAAATCTGAATAA
- a CDS encoding (Fe-S)-binding protein, with the protein MSPLLIANWILFLAVTAYGLALFTYLIKTRIQFIKLGRKDEFDNNVKERLQKIWVYVFGQKKLLKDKKSGVIHLMFFYGFLLVQFGAIDLIWKGLKPGSHLPFGSIYPAFTFFQEIVALTILVAVIWAFHRRYIEKLVRLKRGWKSGLVLIFIGGLMLSTLLANGMGMIWHGHEATWSEPVASAIATIFGFLPATVAIAIFYIGWWIHLLILLTFLVYVPQSKHAHLIAGPANVYFHRLDNAGKLKAIDFEALEDEENEDDMPALGVGKITDFTQLQMIDLYACVECGRCTNMCPASGTGKMLSPMDLITKLRDNLTSTGALMTKQKPWVPTFAFNNTKANQIAFAAGLEGATMDDIYSPSLIGDIITEEEIWACTTCRNCEDQCPVMNEHVDKIIDLRRYLVMTEGKMDADAQRAMTNIERQGNPWGLNRKEKEKWREARPDLHIPTVKELKKADEEFEYLFWVGSMGAFDNRSQKIALSFVHLMNEAGVKFAILGNKEKNSGDTPRRLGNEFLFQELATANIEEFEKAGVTKLVTIDPHAYNIFKNEYPDFGFKAEVIHHTELLYELVVQGKLKPQHAINETITFHDSCYLGRYNDVYDPPREILKAIPGVTLVEMKRNREDGMCCGAGGGLMWMEEDTGHRINVARTEQALEVSPGIISSGCPYCLTMLSDGTKAVEVEDKVGTYDIAELLERSIFGEDAQAIEETEEEPVLQ; encoded by the coding sequence ATGAGCCCATTACTAATTGCCAACTGGATTTTGTTTCTGGCGGTGACGGCATACGGTTTAGCTTTGTTCACATACTTAATCAAAACACGAATTCAGTTCATCAAGCTCGGTAGAAAAGACGAGTTTGATAACAACGTTAAAGAACGTCTCCAGAAAATATGGGTCTACGTCTTTGGACAGAAAAAATTATTGAAGGATAAGAAAAGTGGAGTAATCCATCTCATGTTCTTCTACGGATTTTTACTCGTCCAATTCGGAGCAATCGATCTGATTTGGAAAGGCTTAAAGCCGGGATCACATTTACCATTTGGTTCAATCTATCCAGCCTTTACATTTTTCCAAGAAATCGTTGCATTGACGATTCTTGTAGCGGTTATCTGGGCATTCCACCGCCGCTATATTGAAAAATTGGTTCGTTTGAAGCGTGGCTGGAAATCAGGACTCGTTCTTATTTTCATCGGTGGCCTTATGCTATCGACGCTACTAGCCAACGGAATGGGGATGATTTGGCATGGACACGAAGCAACCTGGTCAGAGCCAGTTGCATCAGCGATTGCTACAATTTTTGGCTTCCTGCCTGCAACAGTAGCCATTGCTATTTTTTATATCGGCTGGTGGATCCATCTATTAATTTTACTAACGTTCCTTGTGTACGTACCACAATCCAAGCATGCTCACTTAATTGCGGGTCCTGCAAACGTTTACTTTCATCGCTTGGATAATGCGGGTAAGCTAAAAGCCATTGATTTCGAGGCATTAGAAGACGAGGAAAATGAAGACGACATGCCGGCTCTCGGTGTGGGTAAAATCACGGACTTTACACAATTACAAATGATTGACCTATACGCCTGTGTGGAATGCGGACGCTGTACAAATATGTGTCCTGCATCTGGAACAGGAAAAATGCTATCTCCAATGGATTTGATTACGAAGCTACGTGATAACCTGACGAGCACAGGGGCACTTATGACGAAGCAAAAGCCATGGGTACCGACCTTCGCGTTCAACAATACGAAAGCAAACCAGATTGCATTTGCCGCGGGACTTGAAGGCGCTACAATGGATGATATTTACAGTCCATCTTTGATCGGCGATATCATTACAGAAGAAGAAATTTGGGCTTGTACAACATGTCGTAACTGTGAAGATCAATGTCCAGTAATGAACGAGCACGTCGACAAAATCATTGACCTTCGTCGTTATCTTGTTATGACGGAAGGGAAAATGGATGCGGATGCACAGCGCGCAATGACAAATATCGAACGTCAAGGAAATCCATGGGGACTTAACCGTAAAGAAAAAGAAAAATGGCGTGAAGCACGTCCGGATCTTCATATTCCGACAGTGAAGGAATTGAAAAAAGCGGATGAGGAATTTGAGTACCTATTCTGGGTTGGCTCGATGGGTGCATTCGATAACCGCTCACAAAAAATTGCGTTGTCATTTGTTCATCTCATGAATGAAGCTGGCGTCAAATTCGCTATTTTGGGCAATAAAGAGAAGAACTCAGGCGATACACCACGTCGTCTGGGTAATGAGTTTTTATTCCAAGAATTAGCGACTGCCAATATTGAAGAGTTTGAAAAAGCGGGCGTGACAAAACTCGTCACCATTGATCCACATGCTTACAATATCTTTAAAAATGAATACCCAGACTTCGGCTTTAAAGCTGAAGTCATTCACCACACGGAACTGCTATACGAGCTTGTTGTTCAAGGGAAATTGAAACCGCAACATGCGATTAACGAAACGATTACGTTCCACGATTCGTGCTATCTAGGCAGATACAACGATGTTTACGATCCGCCACGTGAAATTCTCAAGGCGATTCCGGGCGTCACACTTGTTGAAATGAAACGTAATCGCGAAGACGGTATGTGCTGTGGTGCAGGTGGGGGCCTTATGTGGATGGAAGAAGACACAGGTCACCGCATTAACGTTGCAAGAACAGAGCAGGCGCTCGAAGTGAGCCCTGGTATTATCTCGTCAGGTTGTCCATACTGCTTGACGATGCTATCTGACGGAACGAAAGCGGTCGAAGTTGAAGACAAAGTTGGCACATACGACATTGCAGAATTACTCGAACGTTCGATTTTTGGTGAAGACGCTCAAGCAATTGAAGAAACAGAAGAGGAACCAGTTTTACAATAA
- a CDS encoding ECF transporter S component produces MKLRTMTLTALFVAMCAVGGLIKIPSAVGSLALDTVPALVSATFLPPVFSGIAAVLGHTASAMYAGFPLGPFHVIIALEMFVIIFIFARMHQAGSNVMKWVFFIIANSLLAPLPFYFLVSPAFFIGILPSIVVATVLNAVVAAVVLPALKSVVVDRIGVLR; encoded by the coding sequence ATGAAATTGAGAACGATGACATTAACGGCACTATTCGTAGCGATGTGTGCCGTTGGTGGTTTAATTAAAATACCATCAGCTGTTGGTTCGTTAGCGCTAGACACGGTACCGGCTCTCGTATCAGCTACCTTTTTGCCGCCTGTATTTTCAGGAATTGCCGCCGTGCTAGGTCATACAGCTTCTGCGATGTATGCGGGATTTCCATTAGGGCCCTTTCATGTGATTATCGCCCTTGAAATGTTCGTCATTATTTTCATCTTTGCTCGTATGCATCAAGCGGGCAGTAACGTGATGAAGTGGGTATTCTTCATTATCGCCAATAGCTTGCTTGCACCACTGCCATTTTACTTCTTAGTGTCACCGGCATTTTTCATAGGAATATTGCCATCGATTGTTGTCGCAACTGTGCTAAACGCTGTTGTCGCGGCTGTCGTTTTGCCAGCACTCAAGTCTGTTGTAGTAGATCGTATAGGGGTATTGAGATGA